From the genome of Rattus rattus isolate New Zealand chromosome 6, Rrattus_CSIRO_v1, whole genome shotgun sequence:
CCTTAGTCATAGGGAATACACATACGATCTAAGGCTGGTGACATCAGAATTCCTGCAGATCTGGGCATGTGCAAGTCCATAGGCATcgcttttcttcttttgccaaATGGAGGACAAATGCCAGTTCATTAATTCAAATATTAGAGATCTCAGACAAATATCTAATATAGGTATCTAACCATATACTCTTGTCAACGCTCAGAAATTCATCCAGATTACACGCAAGGCTACATATAATCAGAGGTGAGCTTACATACTAAGCAAGGGAAGAACTCTGTTTCTCCAGCAGAAAGTATTTAACAATCACAAAATGAGTGAGTTCCAATGACACCAGCTGATGAGACAAAACAGTCATGGTCTAATCCTAATATTTaaaacaactttagaaaaaaaaacataactaaaTATCATTTAACAAAGCAAAACGGATCTCTTATTTATCTTTCaaacaaaactgaagaaacaCTGCAGCATTATTTCAGAACTATTCAAACTTTTATTCCATGTATTGGGAACAGGTTGAGAGAAGGAGCAAGACAGAATAGAGTACATATTAAGTTTCTAGTGAGACTGTTGTTTCAGTGACATTCAGCCTCCTCTCAATGTCATACAACCTCACATCTTTCCACCTTTAGACCATTCTTATCATACCACCTTAAGACCAGTCTTATCACACCCACAACAAAATGCCATTGCAACAAGGCAGCCACTCTTTCACCCAGCTCCTGAAACCACTGCACTGCTTTCCATCTATGGACCTGTCAACTttgagtatttaaaaacaaaaatgcagtcCTAAAAGATGGACCCTGTTGTGTCTGGATTTCCCTCTTAGCATGTCTTCTGTGCTCTATCACTGCAGTAATATGAGTTGTTTTACTTCTTTCTGGCTGAATGAGAAACAAATTCATGCTGAAAAAGACAGCTCAGCTGCTACAAGCTAAGGCtcacaacaaaaatgacaaaaataaaacccatgtCAGCCAGGTCAGATTATTGATACAGggcaaaagaagacagacagcctGTTTAGCAAATGCTGCTTGGAAAATTGGAAACACATGtacaaaaatgaaactagatTCTTATTAGTTATTCACTCCAACATCAATGGATCAATAACCTTAATGTTAGATCCAAAATTTTGAAACTTttctaagagacagagagagcatttCATGATAGAAGTTGACTTGTTGACTTGACCTCCAGTACATTAGCCATCCCACGCTGTTCTTCAGCCTGATTCCTGAATAATCCTGTGGTAGTCAGAATCTTCAACCAGCCCACAGACAGAACACCATAAACCTAAGCTTTTCCTCACCATACCCATAAGTTCAACTTACCTTCTGCCACTCCCCATGAAGTACTAGaacccatctctcctgccctctgagTGACAGCACAACTGGTGGCAGGTGGACAGTCAGGTCATGTGGTCGAGATACAGCTCTAGTCCTCTTCTAATCTAGAATGTAATGTCACTCCCATCACTTCTACTCTCTAAGCTACATtcaatctttattttttgtttggttttggtttttttgtttgttttgagaaaaagaGGTTGAAAATGTTTCCcaagtttcttccagctttttaaGAACATCTCTACAATTTTTGTATTGTCTTCTTCATCAATAGAAAAAGGTTTGATGACTACATTGCGCACACAGGGGGCACCTTTATAACTGATGCTTGCTGAAAAGGGGGACGTGCATGAGCCTAGAAAGTCAGCAGCTGATGTTGTATGGAACCTGTTTCATGGAAGAAAAGAGATCTAAAGTAAGATCAACAATTCTGTCCTACATCACTCATACCTACTGTAATCCTATCTTCTAACCCTCAATGCATAAATAATATGGGTTGGAGAGTATCCATGCTATctatattgttacatatataaatataaatttataaatacaatgtaTTGAGTCCCTTAAGTATTGATCATTATGTGTTTAAAACTGACCCCTTTTGATTAGACAGTCTATCAGAGGGCCCATTCCTGGAAAAGATACTTTCTTCCTATCTCAGCAGGTTATTAATTGCCTATAGCTCTCCATCTAGGGGTTGTGAGATTGCCTTAATCCACATTGACACGTCAACTGATGTTGTTACTATATGGTTACCCAAGGAAGACTTGAAATTTGGTAGCACTAGTTGGCATGCCAAAATGTATTCAATTTTAACTACATCTTTTCTGCTTTCAATAaattttttctcaattaagttTGTTCTTGGACAATTTAATGAACATGTATGATACATTAGTATGATACATTCTAATTATTTTCACCCTTCTCTTATCTTCTTCCCAACCTACTCAACTTCCTTTTCCCTAAAAATGCTTTTCTCACATTCGTGTTTTCATGGATTAATCTTTGACCCATTGAGTCACAAGGGAGCCATCTGTAAAGTGGAaatctctggtttctttggacaatcagttgtgtcatgtgatgtttttctggaaactgtcttatgaaaaGATGTTTGAGACatatgggaggatgttttgctgagaacacaCAAGTGGagttttttctggaagctgcctgaaaAAGAGGCagatgatgttttgctagagcagtcACTTGAgaaaacatgtgatgtttgtaaaatgtataactataacccaacagacagtagaTGACATCGTAGCATTGTTTTGCCATGCTGCTCTATGCTGGTCTCCATTGGGTTTTGCTGACGCTGGTCTTCACTGACGACCACatggcattggtttgccttgccttcTTCACTGATTATCATTTATTGTGACTTCTTAGAGACAAACACAACAATGAAGTTCTTGTGATAGTCTGGCaacttcttgccacttctgcagaGTCCAGACTCAAACCTAGTGGCAGAGCATTGCTGCTGCTTCTGAAACTACCTACCATTCATGATTCATGAATGAggtttgcaagtggatcaagctacCACTGCTGATTCTTGTGAATTGAACTGCTAATATACTGACAATAGAGATTgtaattgcccccaaagaacctTTTCTAAACATGTCCTTATCgccctttgccctattaacctttcctttccactgcctcTCGTGGGTAGAGGGTTATAAAagagattaaagcatttaagaaaccttattaaagtaggtttagaaaaatctaaatataaaCACCTGTGTAggtttggaaatatttatttgtgaCTAATGGGCTTACAAATGTTTACTAAAGACTATGACTATCGCATTGCAAAATCCATCAGTAACTAATACTTCAATGGGTAGGGAAAGGATGACATTGATCCCGCCCTAATCAATGAGTATGTATTATCAGGCTAAATTTCACTGAAACTCAGGCCCAGCCTCAGTGCAGGCAcctgcagctgctgtgagttaACATTTGCAATGGTTTTATTGCACACAGAATATGTGTACTTTCCTTAGCCATTTAAAAGGCACTCCGTTTCATGAGAATAATTTACTAGTACTGGATATATAAATAGTAGGTTACTTTCTTAATACTACTATATCATTATATGAGGATAGGCCAtatctcaggattttttttcatctaattTTGGATGCATGTTTGATAACATTGTTCTTTGTCTTGGTTCTAGACATTTATAAGTATTGATAATCAAGGAAGTACAAAACACAAGCAATTACCTTATTACCCAGAGATAACCTGTAGATTATTCTTAGACATCACTACTTTTTGACATTTGAGCATTAAGTCATCCAACTGTTTGGACACATTTTCTACCATTTTCCAACTTACATGTTTCATGGAGTTACATATCATCTGTCATCAAAATGTATCCTAAAGTAGATAAAGTGCAATTTTTATGAGCAAGAAAGCATTTTTACTATATCCGGTCATATTTATTCTGGAAAATGGTACCTAATAGCTCTCCTTTATCTTTGGTAGAGTCCCATCACTTCTTATAAGACATACATTTGGCAGTCCAAATTCTAAGCAtcactcttctttccttttctctcccatgATGTTGttcaatttattcttttatatttttgcctttcttctttctcttggctACAATTCTGAATTAGAATTCTGAATTACTATAGACAGTGAAGCTGGGAAACCTTACAGTCCTCTGGGGTCCTAAGTTGAACTGAGGGGTGAACTGAGCAGAGTTGAGCTTGAGATTATCTAAAGAAGAACAAGTAAAATAGTAGTATTCAAGTCTATTGTCACTAAAGGGATGATCCTGCATATCAGGAAAGCATTATCAGCACCAAGGAGACTAAGATCATTTTAGTGACTGTGAACTTGGGACTTGTCAATGGCTGTCCAGTCATTGATGACAGTTCTCTTGTGTTGCCCATACTTCCAACATCAGAGTAACCAACTTggagttggaagaaggaaggaaggaggaattgTTGGTGATCTTCCTATAAAGCACAACAAGGATCTCAGATTTACCTAATCCTCTACAACTCAATTTGTTTTTCAATTCCTTTCTCAAGGTCAGGGATTCAATGCCTTGCTCCAGACTCCTGCCAAGTCTAAAATGAGCCATACACAGTCTCATTAGCCCAGAAACTACAAGGACAATTAAAAGTTGAGTAACAGGCTTTCAAAATGTGGATTCCACAGGGAACTTTAGAAGGGAAGCTTGGTAACAGAGATGTAAGTGGAGGAAGAGTGTAGAAGAACACACCAAAAGTAAGTAATTGCCCTCTGGAGATTCCCAAGCTCTGAAAGTTATCACCCCAGACTAATAGAGTAAGATCTCCATGtctaaaaagacaaaagagaagttCTTCAAGGACTTTCTTTGAGATGAGCGGCATGCCCAGTCAAATTGAGTCCTTAACTTGAGGTGAGTACTCTGCGTCAATGACTCTCCCACAGGGAAACTTGTGAAGAGGTAGTGAGATGATGGAGCCCAAATCTGTGGGAGAAGCCGGGACTGCTATTGTAATCACTAGTGTGTTGTTCTCATTGGCTGCAACTCGACATGTTTTAAATCGTGAGTTAGAGTATGTAAGTCATTCCATAGTCCTCCTTGGCAATCAATTGTCAAACAGAAAATACAACTGCAATGCTCTAAATACCAGAAATAAACACTCCTAGAAGAAAAATTTGGATATCAAAGGCTGCTATTTTCTTCACCTTGAAACACCTGTGAAGTTGGGGTGAACAGGAGTGGACAAGGGAGGGAGTTGATGGGTGATCCAAACGATGTTGTAGAAAACAGCTCTTCGTAAAGGAAAGACAGTAAATATTCTCAACTGTCCAATGTCTAAAGCAtagttattaagaaaaaaagcagGTTTAATACTTACCTGGTGTTTAAAAAGTTAGTGAACATCACACTGTAGAAATGATGAAAGACTTTGGAAAGAGGCTCATGCATCAGAGGACAGTGTTTTTATTCTTAGCCCAACTGATTTTCCCAGTACTAATGGTATGCCCCTTTATCCATAAGACAAGAAATGACATTTACTGAACTCCCATTCCCAAccgaaaaacaaaaacgaaaagcaaaacaaaaaaagcttatGTGTGACCTAAATGTGATAATCAGCTTAGTGACCCGAAGATACAAAGATGAGATTTTATTTGAGCAGAAAATTGGTCCCATTGTCTTTCCATTCTTTTCATTGCTCCCAGTTCTGAGAAGCAAACACTGGTTGTTTACTTGCTTCCATTTTATAACTTCTGTGTTTCTACTGCCTGGGGACACAGCAAGGACCTGTCTTCAGTTACTGAGGGGATGTTGGAACTTCCTCTAATAAGAGCATATTGACACAACCTTTCCATAATTAATACAAGTATGAGTgtctggagagagacagagagagagagagagagagagagagagagagatcactacTTTTGGACCCTGATAATCTCTGCTCCTGTCACTGATCAGGTCCTACCAAGTATATAGCATACGTTTATCAAATACAGAAAAGTGAACTGAAATTTTCTAAATATCTGAACAAGGCCATTGATCAAATAAAGAGTTGATCTTTACATAAAACCAACATCAAATATTACTAAAACAAGTAGGTGGGACTTTCATATAGCAATGATGCTGACAGTGACTATATACATATTTGACCTAGATTCTTGAAATGTCTTACAACAAAGGGTTGAAATTAAGTTTAATCATTGGGAGTTATTATAAATGATCTTGTGCTCCTCCCCCATTCTTTTAACTTTCTGATCTTCTGTATGTCACTCTGTCACTTGTCTTTGGGCTAGTGAATAAATTAGCCTAAGTGATGTGAACTCTCCGAGAGCAAGAAAAATGTCCAGTAAGGATTTATGAATGCTTTTCCAAAATGTATTTCTGTTCACTGATTCATCTGACCTTACTTGACAGTCTTTACAGaaagcattatttatttttgttgctcacATGATTCCAATGAAAAAAATAGGAATACAAAGGTCAAGAAGCCTGTAATAGAGCAGGTTCATGGCTCAAGTAGGCAAGCGGGAGCTGGGATTCCCTGGCTGCACATTGAGAGCATCCCCTGCTCTAGAAGGCAAGATGCCAGTCTGACCCCACCATCCATGGCCCTCAAGCATCCTCCTCCTTGGACTATATCTGCAAACAGCCCCTCTGCCTCGCACTAATGTGCTAGGTGATATCTAAGATCATAACTACAGACTTTATATTAGTTCTCAGGTGAATTTGAGACCTGTGTAGGTGACTTCACCTTGCCCCTTGGATTCTTTATGTGGAAAGTAAGAGGGAACTCTTCCATTTCTAGCAGGGTTCATTGCAGTCTGGATGAAATTTAGATCCTTCCCACTAGGATACAGATGGGCATTCTTTGTACAGCAACAAAGTGGCCTGGAAGTGGTACCAAGTCCAAACTCAACCACTCTCTCTGAAGACTTAAAGAACAGGCCTCAAACTGTTATGCAGCTCTAAATCCCAGCTAGCACCTCCCTAAGCCTTAACCTTTACTGGGAACCCAAAGCCACTTTTTACCCTTCATGGTTCTCACTGTGATACTTTCTGGTCACTACAGATTCAGAACCAAAGAAAGGCCAGAGCTGTCTGCAATGCCCAGCAACACTCTACTCTCCCCTTCCAACAATTAGATGGGACTCTAACCACTCTTTGCACCAAAGAAAATCAGAATAGAGTCATCCTTTTCATCAAAACTCACTGGTTTGATCTTTGGCTCTACTCTAGCTGTGTCAATAATAATTTGTAGTGTTTATATTGTTTAGCTATGTATGTACAAACCAGTTTATCGACTCCCAAGGAATACACCAAActccaatattttttattttctatttggttCTGTGAAACACTGATGTTCAAAGCTCAGAGTCTTAGTATTGGAAGATAAGATTTTATAAAGACTGGATGAAAGCATGAAGCCTGCTATATTCAATAAATGAATTATTGACCCATTAACTATTTTGAGTAAAAGAAGCATACCTAAAGATTATACTGCCAGTAAGAAATCTGAGGGAATTTAATTGGATTTTCTCAGTAACCACTCAGCTATGATGGACTGTAGACAGTCAAATGCAAACTCAGATAAATAAGGAGAATTCACCACAGTGAAAAGGATTGAGAGCTTTTTTATCACTTCATGCTTGGTATCAATATGTCTGCCTCCCCTTGTTCATTAAAAACTCAGACACTTTCATAAACATCTAAATAAATAGTCAAAATGTACAGTGCAAGttacatgtaataaaaatataaggaatagGAACAATGATAACTTAGTTACAAAGGCTGAAATTTAATTATCCAAGTAATGAATTTATTCTTTTCATAGCACACAACACAATTTAATTaatgtttgtaatttttaaaattaatctctgTGTCCCTGGTTAATTTATAAGAACCAAGAGGGTGGGACTTGTAATTTTGCCTTGTTTTTCTCACTGACAGGAAGCTCCACACTGTTCCCAGTACACAGCAGATACCCGTCTCAAAGAGAGATGCCTCCTAAGGCGGATGATTATGAGGAGGATGTGGGAAGATTCTCTTCCACACTATCACTATCACTCACTGGAGTTTattgggagaaagaagaggagcagAATGGATGCTTTCAAAATGTTTCAAGGAAATGCTGAACCACCCATCATCTCAGGCCCAGCAGTACATATAAGACATTAGCTGCTACTGTCTGACAGGGAAGAAGCTACCTTTCTTTCCACTTGCCCTATTGTCATTAAGACCTTGTTCACTTTGATACCTTCCTTACtgactttttttgtttcctttttaactcTAGCACTACTCTTTTcccatcatttattttatttgttctatcCTTCTACATTGGCAGATTACCTACACCCTATATTGTTTCAACTTGCAGAGtcctagaaatgaaaagggacaagTAAAGTAGGGATTTACTCCCCCAAATCTCATGTATTTGTGTCAGTAGCCaaatcttcctttctccattgttTTGGACATATTCCTCCCTAATCACCAGCTTAAAACACCAAGCTGTGTTCCAGGTCCAGCTGAAATCCTAGCCTAGGACTCACTGCATAACCTATTGTGACACCTGTACTTGCCCCCTCTGACCTCTCTTTCCCCTACTCCTGGCCAGCAATCTCAGCTGCTCCATGAAAAAAGACAATGCAACCTGGGTAAGTGAATTTATCCTCATGGGTCTCTCCAGTGACAAACACATTCAAGCTGGACTCTTTGTCCTCTTTGGGGTCACCTACCTGCTGACTCTGCTGGGCAATGGGCTCATTGTCCTGCTTATTGCACTGGACCCACGACTCCACCtgcccatgtacttcttcctctgtcACCTGTCAGTGGTAGACATCTGCTACACCTCCAGTGGTGTCCCCCAGATGCTAGCACACTTCCTCATGGAGAAGAAGACCATCTCTTTTGCCCTATGTGGGACCCAACACTTCTTCGCTCTGGCCctaggaggaactgagttcttgCTGCTGGctgccatggcctatgaccgctatgtggctgTCTGTGATCCACTACGGTACACAGTGGTGATGAGCCCAAGGCTCTGCATGGGTCTAGCAGGCGTCTCTTGGTTTGTGGGTTTAGTTAATTCTGCTGTGGAGACAGCGGTCACCATGCGCCTTCCTACCTGTGGGCACAATGTGCTCAACCATGTGGCCTGTGAGACACTGGCACTGGTCAGGTTGGCCTGTGTGGACATCACCCTCAACCAAGTGGTGATTCTGGCCTCTAGtgtggtggtgctgctggtgcCCTGCTGCCTGGTCTCTCTGTCCTATGCCCACATTGTGGCTGCCATCGTGAAGATCCGCTCTACCCAGGGACGGCGCAAAGCCTTTGAGACCTGTGCCTCCCACCTGACTGTGGTCTCCATGTCTTATGGGATGGCCCTCTTCACACATATGGAGCccacctccacagcctctgctgaGCAGGACAAGGTGGTGGTGGTCTTCTATGCTGTGGTCACCCCCATGCTGAATCCTCTCATCTACAgtctgaggaacaaggatgtaAAGGCCGCCTTCAGTCGAGTTCTGATGAAGAACTTTGAGTCAAAGAATTAGGGAACAATTCTGTAAAGAAGCCTTCTCTCTATATAGTGGGAATTTGGGTATATAATTCATAGtgatatacatataagtatactGATGTAAATAGTTccttttgtatgtatataagtgtgcatATATGGGTGCacatgaaatgtgtgtgtgcatgcgtacaaATACATAGATCTGTGATATAGACTATACTCCTTTGAGTTAAAAGAGAACTCTCATTTTAACTCTGATCCAACCTATGAAagacttaaatatatatatacatatacatatgtatatatatatatatatatatatactcattttcttaaataaaagaaaggagaaatgaccCAGCAGACATACAGTTTAGAAAGGAAGATTACTCTAATTAGATGTGCACATAATTTATGTCACGAGCCTTTTCATTGCTAAAATTTCCaaatgtgtagaagtcagaaagaaaggaagaagaagtaAGTGGTAAGTTACCAACTTTTCAAATTGGTCTTAGGTCAGAGGAATAAATGTCATATGATTCCCATTTGATCAGCCCACCTTAGCAGGGTGTGGACTTCACACATATCAGGAGCCAATGTCATACTCATGATCTCCAGAGCCCTAGAAAGTAAGCTTTGGTCACATGCAAGTCCCAAGGGCTTCATTTGCCGTCCTTCCATTTTCAACTTGCCAGGAAGGCAAGTGGCAGGTCAGAGAGACACAATATCAGAACCTCAAACTAATGATTTCTATACAAAGCCAGATTCTCTTTTGAAAATTTGGGGGTATATTCAGAAGTCATACTTGATTGAAaggacacagcccacagaatgggagatGAGCCACTGAACACAGCAAGGAAAGAATTCTTTCCTCATTAGAAGTCTTTTGGTTCACCTATTCTAACATGTACACAGGGTGGGCATGTCTCTTCGAAACACCCTAGACAATAAAGCAAAGCCATGGTGATTTCATTCtgacaaatctttaaaacaactttttaaaatgcaaattaaggaTCTCTCATcctggagctggggctgtagctcagctgGGAAGAGCGCTTGTTCTTAGGACCttggttctgttcccagaacacacatggtcgTTCCCACTCATCTGCAACTTCAGTCCCTTGGGATCTGctgtcctcttctttcctcttcaggCATTGCacccatgtggtgcacagacacgtgtgcaggcaaaacatccacatgaattttatttcttttaaaaagagaaaaaataggcatttttttaattccaaatgtGACAGATCTCAAGTGTGTGGTGGCTACCACAATGCCACAAACCATAAAATGAGCAATGCAAGTTTTATTCAACACACTAGAAATGGTCTCAAAGATTAAGGAGAAGAGAAACATCATAAATTtctaataaaagtttaaataaagattaaattcaCATAACACAGTTCAtgtattttttccatttaatttattgGTGCTTGATATAATCACAGAGTCCTGCAACCTTGAATCTAtgtaattttagaatattttaatcaATGGCAAAATCTACAGGCGTCTTATTTCCTTTAAGCAACCTCTCCTTTTCTTAGCTCCCAGTGACCACTAGCATGCTGCCTACCTGTGGATTTGCCAGCTCCAGGAATGTCATATAAGTAGACCTATAAGAGAAATACCTGCTCTTCTTCAAGTCCTTTGGTGTTTTCAAACCCAATCCTTGTCATTTGTAACAGGTCTTTGCTCCCTTGTGTGGCTGAGTCACACCCAGCTGTGTGTATACACGGCTGCATTTGTGAATCCAGTTATCATACGATACGATGGCTATTTGCACTTTCATCTTTTGACCACTATTCATAGTGCTGCTGTGAACCATTACACTGTTTAATACACATTTATTCAGCTCTCTCAGAGATACCCGGAAGTGGaatttctctttatctctttgaGAAATGGCCAAACTTACTTTCTGAAGATGAGCCCTCCTTTCTGGTCACGAGCAACAAGTGAGGATTCCAATTTATCAACAGCCTCAACACATTTAACCCTTTGTTGACAAGGTAATGAGACATCCTTAGGAGTTGTAGACAGttctaagccaccatgtgggtgtggggaacCAGACAGAGGTCCTCTGCAATAGCAACAAACactttaacttctgagccatctttccagcccaaaaGCAACAATTTtaactcaaaaataaatttgCTTCTTTGTAATTTTACTTCTACAATCATGctgtagttttattttgtgtatctcTAATAATTAATGAGGCTAAACATCTATGTGTTTGTTTCCAATTCTTTAATCCACTTCAGAAAAGTTTATCAAACTTGTGGTTCCAGTtccttctgttgttgtttctctCTCAGTATTGAAAATACCATTTCCTTTCCTAAGCCCGATAAACTCCTGACACCAAAGCAAAATCTCCACATTTTATGCTAAATGTTCAGGCTAAAACTGAACAATatgtttttattagttctttgacaattttgaCCACAGTTAATAATGTACCGCACattacaaaactgaaaataaatcatTGAGCAACTCAGTACAAAATATGTTGATGAAGGGATAGAGAGGATAATTGGCTTGACTGAATTTTCCTATAGCATATACAAAGATCAAAGCACCACCTCTTAAACTTTTTagattcatttttctatttatgtctTGCCTGCATGAATCTATGTTTATCGGGTACATGTCTGGTGCCTTGGAatttagaagagggcatcagtctTCTCAGAACTGAAGTTGGGGACAGTTGTAAGCAACCCTGTGGTGCTGGGCTTCTGCAACACCAACAAACACCCTTAACCTCTGATCCATCTCCCTAGGCCCAAAGcaataatttttaacaaatgaatgaataaataaattaaataaatgaatccataaataaatacataaatactttgagtgtatctggttttatgtggaggtgcttcatgcacttggacttgagctttctacaggGCAATAcaaatagattgatttgcatcct
Proteins encoded in this window:
- the LOC116902865 gene encoding olfactory receptor 2F1-like; this encodes MKKDNATWVSEFILMGLSSDKHIQAGLFVLFGVTYLLTLLGNGLIVLLIALDPRLHLPMYFFLCHLSVVDICYTSSGVPQMLAHFLMEKKTISFALCGTQHFFALALGGTEFLLLAAMAYDRYVAVCDPLRYTVVMSPRLCMGLAGVSWFVGLVNSAVETAVTMRLPTCGHNVLNHVACETLALVRLACVDITLNQVVILASSVVVLLVPCCLVSLSYAHIVAAIVKIRSTQGRRKAFETCASHLTVVSMSYGMALFTHMEPTSTASAEQDKVVVVFYAVVTPMLNPLIYSLRNKDVKAAFSRVLMKNFESKN